The DNA window CTTGAAAATTGGATAGACGACTCAGGACGCTGCACAAATAACTCGACGTTTCAACAAAATACCTCTGAAGTTGATAGAACAATGTCCGATTTTCAtcttgaacatttttttaacaCTGCACATAACGAGGCGAAAATTTTACTACTGATTTACATGTATTTTCCAAACAAATCGATATCACACATTCAAAATCTAACTACTAGATACGGTGCTACAGACTAAATGCATTCATTTTTTGAGTAATAGAGCTTTTGGTTGTTATGAGTTATGACTTTATGGACAAAATACTACAAGGGACAGTCAAATCTGGTTGTACGAACTGTTGACGTAGAACTATACTTCTAAGCATAGaatatattattataatattaaTTGATTTGTTACTTGGATgtgtaataataataaaaatattatgcGTTTAGTTTCTTGAAGCATCCAGTCGGGTTGTCCaagaattaaattatttaacgCAAATGAAACGCACACTGATCTAATGTGTTATATAGTCATTGCAACTGTCTTCAATCGATTCCTCGGACTTTTTATATAAGAATTAATAAATTCTGAAATGTCGAGCGCATCACAATTGAGTTGCggtcattttatttatattcaaTCGATTTTCTGGATTTTTTTATCTGCGCACTCAGCCTTTTTCTGAAATACAGAGCTaggattaacttcaaacttgAGTTATGAGAaaagttggggtaaaacgggcacTAACGTTTAGTGcggtcattctaactatcttcattTGACCCCCCGAACTTTTTTGCATCACAACCACTAGTTTGACAACACCctctgactgcatttgacgttcgattttttttgctattcGCATGTCTCGTCTCAGATTTGAATAGACGGAGCAATACCATATGGGCGAGATTTTCCGTctcatctgcaattgtagtgacaGAATCCGAGAATCTATGTCTAAGCCTTAAGTTGAATCActataaaaatatcttttctTGTTTAATTGCAAGCATGGAGTATTTTGTTTGATTGGTGTCGCAATTCTAAAATCAAATTTGTGCTGCTCTTGGTCTTTGTTGAGATGGTCGATAAATAACGAGACTTATTTCTATTCTTTCAGAAATCTGCAGAATGTGCCACCGACACGCCCACCAATGGATGAAATTAGCGAAAGCTATTATGCTATTTACGCTATGTGCCACAGTTAACCGTATACAGGCATCCGATTCAGCAACAGAACAGCACGATGATACCACACTACAGCACAATCTACAAAAGCGAACGTGGAAAAATCTCCAAGGAGGTTGGGGTAAGCGAACCCCCGATGATCTTTCAAGCCAGCAGCCCGAAACGGAGACAGACTACCTTGGGTACTCAAATCGGGAAGAAAACCCAGTAGACTACAATGCGGGAAATGATTTGGAAAAACTCAATAGGTATTTAATTGAAAGTTTGGTTAACCAACGTTTAAGTCATATGGACACGCAATACGATGGATCGGACGAGGAACATCAAATGGACAAGCGAGCTTGGAACAAAATGAACGGCGGTTGGGGTAAAAGGGTAAATTCAGGACCTGCGCAGTGGAATAAGTTCAGAGGTGCGTAAAAATAGATTAATAAATAGAAGtgcatatttataatatttacctTTTAGGAGCATGGGGCAAACGCGAACCTGGCTGGAATAACCTGAAGGGACTATGGGGtaagagatccgaaaaatggaacaaactaTCATCGTCGTGGGGCAAACGTGATATCGATAACAGCAATAGTTACTAAACCTGATACTTCGTAGCGCAGATAGTATGTATATATCCCCAACATTTATGTTATTTATACTAGAATAGGTTACTTTCGATAAAATGGTTTATTTTGTATACATACGTAACATGTAGGACGATTGTAAAATGAGATGAGATTATAAAAGAGATCGAAATGCGTGAAGAGCTATAATCCTGTTGTGGTACATTTTCTGTTAGACATGCATGGTTCTACAATAAACGAATAAACACACGAGATATTAAGAGGAGATTTCTGTGAATAGCTTGGGCATCATTCCTTGAAGCAGTGTGGAGTACGAAGTGTGTAAAATAATCTAATGTGCTACTAATCTTATAAATATAACTACATACATCGTCAGTATGGTTCATCAAAACTATAATACCTAATAGTAAATCAAAAAGCATAATAAAAATAAGATGTCAATCCAACTGTTTACGTTTAGTTGTTTCATTCCTTAGTCCACTTTAAAATCCCAACATTTTCTGTTCTCATTGAAGTAAACTATCTTTTGACAAACTGCCAATTCCTTTTGGAATTTGGACGATACAAGTGGAGTGCAACTACCAAGAAATAGGTACGCACGTTGTTTGAGGATTTGTGCCCGTCCATTCCATTTTCTCGATGGAGGACCATCTGAATTCTAGATATCTGCCTATAAACACATGGACCAGGACCAATcgttttacttcccttccaaaaatttaaatgagCTCGGCTGGGATTAAACCCAGACCCACTGGGGTAAGAAGCGCTCATGCTTACTACTCACCCATCGGCTCCGTCCAAAAGCCTACGATTGATTAGAATCAATAACCTATCATCAAAGTTTAGCTTTCTGTACGTAGAATCACCTACACATACAGAAtgttaaaaaagtttatcggtcCCCATCACAAAATCAATATTTGTCCAATATTCATGACAAAATCCTTCAAATGTACGTTTTAATTTGCAGGTTTTTCGTTTATCCACCCAATGTacctacactcaaaaaatgtaaacgttatgccacagataacagacgtttaggctcgatttgaatcgtgtgtaaatacccgctactgaaattccgaataaatcagacgtctgaaacatgtttggcaaacgtttgcagatggcgcagtgatcactacaatacagttagagtgcagctgtcaaataCGTGCAGCAAACAGTTgtgcagatggcaatagtgaaacacggattttcaacgaatatcaatttgaaagtttacacaggtttttgaagaaattttgttctagcctaaacgtctgttatctgtggttatgcctattgattttacacatagatttttgcaattagcggaggcagccagacactatttgctggcacataaacctaatgtgcgTATTTACAAgacatattaatcttacattcacatttaaTAACTataaggggccatacactaattacgtaagggaatgtggggagagggggagtttcaaaacatcttacgaattcttatctaagggggagggagggtttgtcctttcttacgtaatatcataaaacaggtatgaaaaatgaaatcaatgtcctttcttacgtaatatcataaaacaagtatgaaagtatgaaaaatgaaatattattttcataagaaaagggtactatttcttatttctgcCATGAACATGTATATTTACACAAAACGAGCATATATTGTACATCATGGTCAAGGAAGGGCGGACCTCGAATTAAAGTATTTTCCGGCAGGATATGAttcctaaattagttatggaatattATTGATTGCTGGCAGCGTTATGAGCgacttaattgtcgatggtgttggagcagttacaagaatttcttgactcttgatggtacattgttctgttcagGAACTCGAGTCACCATATACCTTACAAGTTAGGAAGTGTTGATACCGTGTTATTAGGCTAACATCCTTTTTTCAAAGTAGCCGGAAAATGTTCTGTCATGCGATTGTCAAAAATCTTGTAGACCGAATATttgcagagtgtgaactgtatttgacttcaagaaaattcgtagATAGCCATCTACGAATTTTCTTCGGAGCTACGCGTACGACAagcgtcacagttggaactcagAATTAATTCCCACCAGaagttattctgaaatttctactgggcAAAATTAAGATCCTAATAAAATTACTGCTGATGATTACAGTTGAATTTTGTCATtaattttcttgtaataattctttAAGTACAGTTTTCGCTATCTTTCTATTTAATGAATTATATGCTTTTtataattacgaaaatcatgataagatcttccgtaggggggagggggagttcaccaaaatcttacgaactcttatcaggggggagggggaggttgaaaagttataaaaaagccttacgtaattagtgcatggcccctaaggcacataaaacccgattctataacaatgcgcacatataacttatgagtgtgtatacatagtttatacagttgacacaaagaaggtatgtgtgcgcgtgataacattagcatttcttcttcatatggattttTAGTGGTTTGAAGCagatagaattaacgtttggagtTTTTCAGTGTAGTTAcatttgagcgaccgaaaataaaagccacaagtttcaaatatattagaaaaaaTATGCAGGTAAAGGGGTAAGTAAATTACACCGATGTTAACAAAACGGTCATGTAGGGTAAAGCGCCTATTTTCACCAAACTAAGGAGGGTGCCTGACTAAtgcattaattactcggcctacaatcaacgGAAAGCGtgcaaattggcatcaacagctttgatTCGCTGTTAAGAACCAAAAGAGAACTAAGAAAAGAAGAACCAAAAGAGAACTTAAGAAAACTCGAATCgtgtgcccctattgttgcactACCATTGggctcaatgcgttgaacaaagatggcagacgctgctctaaccaatggcttcaaataggtaggatgataatagaaacatggcgaatcACCCTAGCTTCCCTCAAGAGGTATTGGATCGACGAAACTATTCCATGCAGTAGATACGGCGATAAGTACGCTCCCTCCGCGTGATTTACGACAAAACTACGATCGTTTCTATTACCAGCATATGTATCGCCAAAAAGCTGACGAGGGTGAATACTATAATCTAACAGGTCTCAGTGAGAACAATTACATCGCGATGAGAAGAAGAGAAAATTTCCTCTCCAATGGCATCGCCGATGTTAATCTGACAATTTTTACACCGGTTTTTGATCGGCTATCTTCAAATTCATGAAATCGAACATTTTCATTCGAAAGAGCTTTCTCTTTGAGTTTTTCATCGATGCCAATTTTGAGTGACACAAACTGAAGCGAGATAACGTCTTTTCCTCTGGGTACTAATTTAGTTACCTTGGTTATTACATCCGACAGATCGAGGCATTCACTAACTAGTGAGGCAATATGGTTCTCTGCTCATCAGCACGACGATTGAGGTTCGCAGTCTTGATCACATTTGGTGCCTTCGTACCTACATTATTCGTTACGGCGGGGAAACTAAATGAATTCCCATCGTTTTCTCTGCGGCGTTTTGGTGTGTTGAAAGGAATATCGAAGCGAATCACATTTGGCCAGGGAATCGGTGTAACAAAAAGAAAAGGCGCACTCGATTTGGATCTAGTTTTGCAGCCAGTGATTCAAACTCTGAGTGCATTTTTCTATCTCCGTTTGCATGGGCTGAATAGCGGTAAACACGGCAGTATACCTCCAGAACGTGAATGCCACAGCACAAAAGTTGACATTTGTGGGTTATTCATCGGAGCATAAAGCTTATCGCTTCCTGGACAAATCCAAACGAAAAGTATACGTGAGCCGAGACTTCAGCCGTCGAGAACGTGAATGATGAGTTTGAAGTTTTTAGCGATAATGAGCCACCCCTCATCGGCGAAGGTGATATTGAGTCGACAGAACCGAGAAAATCGACACATCAAACGAAAGGTGTTCCACCTGCACGATATCGTGAGATCAGTAGTTTGACGAAGCACACAAGCGAAGAACGAAGCTACACCGAAGAAATTGCAGGCCCTGATGCGGCCGTTTGGCAGGTTGCGATGCAGAAGAAGATAGAATCTCTCCAGGAAGACGACACGTGGGAACTTGTCCTCCTACCACCGGATAGCAAAGCGATAGGTTGTAAATGGATGTCTAAAAGGAGGGAGATGAAAACGGACAACTGATACGACACAAAGCGAGATTAGTCGCGCAAGGATTCTACCAAAAATTCGGTCTGGACTGACGAGGTTTTCGCCCACGTCGTCCGTCAAACAACCCTTCGGACAATACTGGCCGGCAAGCAACAAATGTTGGTAGACATGTATTTGAGGCAACCGCCAGGTTTTGATCGCAACAACGGAAT is part of the Topomyia yanbarensis strain Yona2022 chromosome 1, ASM3024719v1, whole genome shotgun sequence genome and encodes:
- the LOC131676213 gene encoding allatostatins MIP, whose translation is MCHRHAHQWMKLAKAIMLFTLCATVNRIQASDSATEQHDDTTLQHNLQKRTWKNLQGGWGKRTPDDLSSQQPETETDYLGYSNREENPVDYNAGNDLEKLNRYLIESLVNQRLSHMDTQYDGSDEEHQMDKRAWNKMNGGWGKRVNSGPAQWNKFRGAWGKREPGWNNLKGLWGKRSEKWNKLSSSWGKRDIDNSNSY